One genomic window of Solanum stenotomum isolate F172 chromosome 9, ASM1918654v1, whole genome shotgun sequence includes the following:
- the LOC125875970 gene encoding heat stress transcription factor A-2-like yields the protein MEEETMREDKTMVIDVNENEKNVNGGVVLEVKEEPVIFIDEDDIIGDFTCSLPKPLDGLRDVGPPPFLKKTFEMVDDPNTDSIISWSNNQNSFVVWDPHKFSIHLLPKHFKHNNFSSFIRQLNTYRFRKIDSDRWEFANEGFQKGKKHLLVNIKRRKQYPQQGGGGGGGGGGCCKDGTEAAEIEKLKKDHNTLKMEILKLKQQQESTDTYLTTMKERLQNSETKQKYMVIFMAKTFDNPLFVQHLIEKMKQGKTTTVENGTKKRRWYSDENQEEYTTIKSEIHTLFSCDESSNSPVEEQKGKGNNNSSPEMVSENYILWEKLMEDDMICENGAETDKYQSEIVLELEDLISNPSECKCMP from the exons ATGGAAGAGGAGACAATGAGAGAGGATAAAACCATGGTGATTGATGTgaatgagaatgagaagaatgTTAATGGTGGAGTAGTACTAGAGGTGAAAGAAGAACCAGttatatttattgatgaagATGACATTATTGGGGATTTTACTTGTTCATTGCCAAAGCCTTTGGATGGGTTACGTGATGTAGGTCCACCTCCGTTTTTGAAGAAGACGTTTGAAATGGTGGATGATCCAAATACAGACTCTATAATCTCATggagtaacaatcaaaacagcTTTGTTGTTTGGGATCCTCACAAATTTTCAATTCATCTTCTACCTAAACACTTTAAGCACAACAACTTCTCTAGCTTTATCCGCCAGCTTAATACCTAT CGTTTCAGGAAAATTGATTCAGATAGATGGGAATTTGCGAATGAGGGTTTTCAGAAAGGGAAGAAGCATTTGCTGGTAAATATCAAGAGAAGAAAGCAGTATCCTCAacaaggaggaggaggaggaggaggaggaggaggttgTTGCAAGGATGGAACTGAAGCGGCGGAGATAGAAAAGCTGAAAAAGGATCACAACACATTGAAAATGGAAATTCTGAAGCTAAAACAACAACAAGAGAGCACTGATACGTATTTAACTACTATGAAGGAGAGGTTACAGAATAGTGAAACTAAGCAAAAATATATGGTGATCTTCATGGCGAAAACGTTCGACAACCCTCTGTTTGTTCAGCATCTGATTGAGAAGATGAAACAGGGGAAGACTACAACGGTAGAGAATGGGACCAAAAAGAGAAGGTGGTATAGTGATGAAAATCAAGAGGAGTACACAACGATTAAGTCGGAGATACACACacttttctcttgtgatgaatcATCGAACAGTCCAGTTGAGGAACAAAAAGGTAAGGGAAATAATAACAGCAGCCCAGAGATGGTATCTGAGAACTATATATTGTGGGAGAAGCTGATGGAAGATGACATGATTTGTGAGAATGGAGCAGAAACAGATAAGTATCAAAGTGAGATAGTTCTTGAACTTGAGGATTTGATCTCAAACCCATCCGAGTGCAAGTGTATGCCTTAA